From Vogesella sp. XCS3, the proteins below share one genomic window:
- the plsY gene encoding glycerol-3-phosphate 1-O-acyltransferase PlsY translates to MTTTAFAFILGAYLIGSLSFAVIVTKLMGMADPRTYGSKNPGATNVLRSGKKLAAALTLLGDGLKGWVAVLLVQQFGPAYGLGEQAVAMAGLAVLAGHMWPVFFGFKGGKGVATAVGVLAAFNGWLALAALATWLFMAFVVKISSLSAIVACVLVPVYAFFIVGPQSVYWGTSIIIAILVVHRHKSNLINLLTGQEDKIGQAEPGDKKQP, encoded by the coding sequence ATGACCACAACAGCGTTTGCCTTTATTTTGGGTGCCTATCTGATTGGCTCCCTGTCTTTTGCCGTGATCGTGACCAAGCTGATGGGCATGGCCGATCCGCGTACCTACGGCTCCAAAAACCCCGGCGCCACCAATGTACTGCGTTCCGGCAAAAAGCTGGCCGCTGCACTGACCCTGCTGGGTGATGGCCTAAAAGGCTGGGTGGCGGTGCTGCTGGTTCAGCAGTTCGGCCCGGCCTACGGCCTGGGCGAGCAGGCCGTGGCCATGGCGGGCCTGGCGGTGCTGGCCGGCCATATGTGGCCGGTATTCTTCGGCTTCAAGGGTGGCAAGGGTGTGGCTACCGCGGTAGGCGTGCTGGCCGCGTTCAATGGCTGGCTGGCCTTGGCCGCACTGGCTACCTGGCTGTTCATGGCGTTTGTGGTGAAGATTTCTTCGCTGTCTGCCATTGTGGCCTGTGTGCTGGTGCCGGTTTATGCGTTCTTTATTGTCGGACCGCAAAGTGTGTACTGGGGCACCAGCATTATCATCGCGATTCTGGTGGTACATCGCCACAAATCGAACCTGATAAACCTGTTGACCGGCCAGGAAGACAAGATTGGCCAAGCCGAGCCGGGAGACAAAAAACAGCCCTGA
- the def gene encoding peptide deformylase: MTVRPILPLSDPSLRRQALPVNDVQAVQYLVDDLLDTLYATRNGVGMAANQIGETFAVAVVDVSDGRNAPLVMINPRIVAQRGRVRGKEGCLSVPGYRASIARAEVIELAALDRCGQPFSLTACDFQAAAIQHELDHLAGRVFVDHLPRWRQRWVYWRHPQWLRVISPV, from the coding sequence ATGACCGTTCGCCCGATACTGCCCCTGAGTGACCCCAGCCTGCGCCGCCAGGCCCTGCCGGTAAACGATGTCCAAGCGGTGCAGTATCTGGTGGATGACCTGCTGGATACGCTGTACGCCACCCGCAACGGGGTAGGTATGGCGGCCAACCAGATTGGCGAAACATTCGCCGTGGCGGTGGTGGATGTCAGCGACGGGCGCAACGCCCCGCTGGTGATGATCAACCCGCGTATCGTGGCGCAGCGCGGCCGGGTACGCGGCAAGGAAGGCTGCCTCAGTGTGCCGGGCTACCGCGCCAGCATCGCCCGCGCCGAAGTCATCGAGCTGGCTGCGTTGGACCGCTGCGGCCAACCTTTTAGCCTGACGGCCTGCGATTTCCAGGCGGCGGCCATCCAGCACGAGCTGGACCACCTGGCCGGCCGCGTGTTTGTCGACCATCTGCCACGCTGGCGCCAGCGCTGGGTGTACTGGCGCCACCCGCAGTGGCTGCGGGTGATCTCGCCAGTTTGA
- a CDS encoding histone deacetylase family protein, which produces MLNWLKSHITGGGLTAYITHSDCLQHNMGVGHPECPERLVAIKDQLMASQIFDSLQEVDAPQVSEQQLARVHPPHYVEYIEACAPSVGTFRVDPDTAMNPGTLPAAQRAAGAVVKAVDMVMNKEAPNAFCAIRPPGHHAESNKAMGFCFFNNIAVGIAHALSQYRLERVAIIDFDVHHGNGTEEIFHDDPRVMMVSIFQHPFYPYSGDNPMGSNMHHVPMKAGSGSREFREAVEYLWLPQLREFQPQMIFISAGFDAHREDDMGSLGLVEADYEWVTRQLMIVAAECCEGRIVSALEGGYDLSSLARSVAAHVKVLSDG; this is translated from the coding sequence GTGCTTAACTGGTTGAAATCTCATATTACCGGCGGCGGGCTCACCGCCTACATCACCCATAGCGACTGCCTGCAGCACAATATGGGGGTAGGCCACCCGGAATGCCCGGAACGGCTGGTTGCCATCAAAGACCAACTGATGGCGTCGCAAATCTTCGACAGCCTGCAGGAGGTCGATGCGCCACAGGTCAGCGAACAGCAGCTGGCCCGAGTGCATCCGCCACACTACGTAGAGTACATCGAAGCGTGCGCGCCATCGGTCGGTACCTTCCGCGTCGACCCGGATACCGCCATGAACCCCGGCACCCTGCCCGCAGCGCAGCGCGCGGCCGGTGCGGTAGTCAAAGCGGTAGACATGGTGATGAACAAAGAGGCGCCCAATGCTTTCTGCGCCATACGCCCGCCCGGCCACCACGCCGAAAGCAACAAGGCGATGGGCTTCTGCTTTTTCAATAATATCGCGGTAGGCATTGCCCACGCCCTGTCGCAATACCGGCTGGAACGCGTGGCCATCATCGACTTTGACGTACACCACGGCAACGGCACCGAAGAAATCTTTCACGATGACCCGCGCGTGATGATGGTGTCCATCTTCCAGCACCCGTTCTACCCCTACAGCGGCGACAACCCCATGGGCAGCAATATGCACCATGTACCGATGAAGGCCGGTAGCGGCAGCCGCGAGTTCCGCGAGGCGGTGGAGTATTTGTGGCTGCCGCAGCTGCGCGAGTTCCAGCCGCAGATGATTTTCATCTCGGCTGGTTTTGATGCCCACCGCGAAGACGATATGGGTTCGCTGGGCTTGGTAGAAGCCGACTACGAATGGGTAACACGCCAGTTGATGATCGTGGCGGCAGAATGCTGCGAAGGCCGCATCGTGTCGGCGCTGGAGGGGGGATACGACCTGTCTTCGCTGGCGCGCAGCGTGGCGGCGCATGTAAAGGTGCTGTCGGACGGCTAG
- a CDS encoding MoxR family ATPase: MQSITFAYRQLNALILGKPQQTRLALACLLAGGHLLIEDVPGVGKTTLAHSLAAVLGLDYRRVQFTSDLLPADVLGGSVFLPGEGRFEFRPGPVFSQLLLADEINRASPKVQSALLEAMEEHQVSADGATHALPEPFFVIATQNPDGQRGTFPLPESQLDRFLMRISLGYPPADAELKLLQGGDRRQVMHKLTAALSAADLLQLQQQAASLHVSPALAGYVLALLQATRQPELFLHGLSPRAGLALLAAARAWALLDGRDHVLPEDIKAVFVPVAAHRLTPRLPGSDSSALLLRILGNVALA; encoded by the coding sequence ATGCAATCCATCACCTTTGCGTATCGTCAACTTAATGCCTTGATATTGGGGAAACCACAGCAAACCCGGCTGGCGCTGGCGTGTTTGCTGGCCGGTGGCCACCTGCTGATCGAGGATGTGCCCGGCGTGGGCAAAACAACCCTGGCACATAGCCTGGCTGCCGTACTGGGGCTGGACTACCGCCGCGTGCAGTTCACCAGTGACTTGCTGCCGGCCGATGTGCTGGGCGGCAGTGTGTTTTTGCCGGGGGAAGGGCGCTTCGAGTTCCGCCCCGGGCCGGTGTTTTCGCAGCTGCTGCTCGCTGATGAAATCAACCGTGCCTCGCCCAAGGTACAGTCTGCGCTGCTGGAGGCGATGGAAGAGCACCAGGTGTCCGCCGATGGTGCAACGCATGCGCTGCCCGAGCCCTTCTTTGTGATTGCCACGCAGAACCCTGACGGCCAGCGCGGTACCTTCCCGCTGCCAGAGTCACAGCTGGACCGCTTCCTGATGCGCATCTCGCTGGGCTACCCGCCAGCCGATGCCGAGCTGAAGCTGCTGCAAGGTGGCGACCGCCGCCAGGTCATGCACAAGCTGACCGCAGCACTGAGTGCGGCAGACTTGCTACAGCTGCAGCAACAGGCGGCTAGCCTGCATGTGTCGCCGGCTTTGGCCGGCTATGTGCTGGCGCTGCTGCAGGCCACGCGCCAGCCCGAGCTGTTTTTGCACGGGCTGAGCCCGCGCGCCGGCCTGGCCTTGTTGGCCGCAGCGCGCGCTTGGGCGCTGCTGGATGGCCGCGACCATGTGCTGCCGGAAGACATCAAGGCCGTGTTTGTGCCGGTGGCCGCGCACCGGCTGACACCGCGCCTGCCGGGTAGCGATAGCAGCGCGCTGCTGCTGCGGATACTGGGCAATGTGGCGCTGGCGTAA
- a CDS encoding DUF58 domain-containing protein — translation MWRWRKALQQWVLRHTPREAQTRLTQRRIYLLPTRFGSMMLLVALAVWIGALNYAVSLAYVLSFWIVALMLLSVLLAYRQLAGLQLQARAAANVFAGDEARFLLQLQWPDTQPRRLRVRWYESDTVLAECTTPGDYALPLAAPYRGQLAMPVLRLWSEAPLGLVRAFCHVRLQAALWVYPQPLADPRELAWHGGDGESAAIEAGGDDFAGLAPWQAGQSLRRIAWRVYARRGSLAAREFASPAVAGGQPSLSWDDYAANVPPEQRLSHLCWHVLQASRAGAGLLLRLPQGEYCVEAGNSEPALLALARFGVRDAGG, via the coding sequence ATGTGGCGCTGGCGTAAGGCGTTACAGCAGTGGGTGCTGCGCCACACCCCGCGTGAGGCGCAGACACGGCTGACGCAGCGGCGCATCTATCTGCTGCCTACGCGCTTTGGCAGCATGATGCTGCTGGTGGCGCTGGCCGTGTGGATAGGCGCGCTGAACTACGCGGTGAGCCTGGCCTACGTGCTGTCGTTCTGGATCGTGGCATTGATGCTGTTGTCGGTATTGCTGGCCTACCGCCAGCTGGCCGGCTTGCAGCTGCAGGCGCGTGCCGCGGCCAACGTGTTTGCCGGGGACGAGGCGCGTTTTCTGTTGCAGCTGCAATGGCCCGATACCCAGCCACGGCGTTTGCGCGTGCGCTGGTATGAGTCAGACACCGTGCTGGCAGAATGCACCACGCCCGGCGACTATGCCTTGCCGCTGGCGGCGCCTTATCGCGGGCAGCTGGCCATGCCGGTGCTGCGCTTATGGTCCGAGGCGCCATTGGGCCTGGTGCGGGCGTTTTGTCATGTACGTTTGCAGGCGGCGCTGTGGGTATATCCGCAGCCACTGGCCGACCCGCGCGAGCTGGCCTGGCACGGTGGCGATGGCGAGTCGGCAGCCATCGAAGCCGGTGGCGACGACTTTGCCGGGCTGGCTCCCTGGCAAGCGGGGCAAAGCCTGCGCCGCATTGCCTGGCGCGTGTACGCCCGGCGCGGCAGCCTGGCGGCACGCGAGTTTGCCAGCCCGGCCGTCGCGGGCGGGCAGCCCAGCCTGAGCTGGGACGACTATGCGGCCAACGTGCCGCCCGAACAGCGATTATCCCACTTATGCTGGCACGTGTTGCAGGCATCCCGCGCCGGTGCCGGCTTGCTGCTGCGCCTGCCGCAGGGTGAGTACTGCGTAGAGGCGGGTAACAGCGAGCCTGCCTTGCTGGCGTTGGCCCGTTTTGGAGTGCGCGATGCTGGCGGATGA
- a CDS encoding DUF3488 and transglutaminase-like domain-containing protein, whose amino-acid sequence MLADELRLASFAVLAALALVALPLFLHLPGWVPLVFALLLAWRATLVWQRRPLPRRLWLMLGLLLPVAALWLNLRTLVGREGGVAFLLLLVGGKALETASLRDWRVLLALGFFLAATPLLFDQSPLSAIWLLLSLFALTWAMVLLSGEDARLSPAVTARALLLSFPLMVVLFVVMPRLPGPLWSMPTEQQGATTGLADSMSPGAIGKMIPSREPVFTAEFRGSQPRVSQLYWRVMVFDQFDGTRWTTANLALPRGVALSGEAQPLRYDVVAEPFQGYLPMLEQGVEAGEGVVLGYQQKLRRVDAANTTRLRYSVQSVASSQYRDELDEREQAFYLQLPADNPRTIQAGQALAGRHPLPAARLQALQLWLAEQGLRYTLNPPTLAGNVVDGFLFDSRQGFCEHFSSAFTVLARAAGLPARVVVGFQGGEFNAQGRFWQIRSSDAHAWSEVWVDGSWRRVDATALVAPQRVDAGIDNTLGEVAPRMPLVGGRPPGWAQWVGQQWQLANFSWQRWVVGYDAASQQNLFQQLGLGEVSAANVVKALLGGMALVLLPLAAYVLYGRRGRRSVAQRVWQALGQRLRGAGLAITPGDTAAELQARAARLAEDDQQALAALLQQWQRLQYGPQGGDAAAWRHLWRQVRAFRPAKVGRKR is encoded by the coding sequence ATGCTGGCGGATGAGCTGAGGCTGGCCAGCTTTGCCGTGCTGGCGGCGCTGGCGCTGGTGGCGTTGCCTTTGTTCCTGCACTTGCCGGGCTGGGTACCGCTGGTGTTCGCCTTGCTATTGGCCTGGCGAGCTACGTTGGTATGGCAGCGCCGGCCTTTGCCACGCCGCCTCTGGCTGATGCTGGGCTTACTGTTGCCGGTGGCGGCACTATGGCTGAATTTGCGCACCCTGGTGGGCAGGGAGGGCGGTGTGGCCTTTTTGCTGCTGCTGGTAGGTGGCAAGGCGCTGGAAACCGCCAGCCTGCGCGACTGGCGCGTGCTGCTGGCGCTGGGCTTTTTTCTGGCGGCGACGCCACTGTTGTTTGATCAAAGCCCACTGTCAGCCATCTGGCTATTGTTATCCCTGTTTGCCCTGACCTGGGCCATGGTGCTGCTATCGGGTGAAGATGCCCGCCTGAGCCCGGCGGTGACAGCACGGGCGCTGCTGTTGTCGTTTCCGCTGATGGTGGTGCTGTTTGTGGTGATGCCGCGCCTGCCCGGCCCGCTGTGGAGCATGCCCACCGAGCAGCAGGGCGCCACCACCGGCCTGGCCGACAGCATGAGCCCTGGCGCTATCGGCAAGATGATTCCCTCGCGCGAGCCGGTGTTCACTGCCGAATTTCGCGGTAGCCAGCCACGCGTCAGCCAGCTGTACTGGCGTGTGATGGTGTTCGACCAGTTTGATGGCACGCGCTGGACGACGGCCAACCTGGCGCTGCCCCGTGGTGTGGCGCTAAGTGGTGAGGCCCAGCCGCTGCGCTACGATGTGGTAGCCGAACCCTTCCAGGGCTATCTGCCCATGCTGGAGCAGGGCGTGGAGGCGGGGGAGGGCGTGGTGCTGGGCTATCAGCAAAAGCTGCGCCGTGTCGACGCGGCCAACACCACCAGGCTGCGCTATAGCGTGCAGAGTGTGGCCAGCAGCCAGTACCGCGACGAGCTGGACGAGCGTGAGCAGGCATTCTATCTACAGCTGCCTGCCGATAACCCGCGCACCATCCAGGCAGGGCAGGCGCTGGCCGGGCGCCATCCGCTACCGGCCGCGCGCTTGCAGGCGCTGCAGCTGTGGCTGGCCGAGCAAGGCCTGCGCTACACGCTGAACCCGCCTACGCTAGCCGGCAATGTGGTGGATGGTTTCCTGTTTGATAGCCGCCAGGGCTTCTGCGAGCACTTTTCATCGGCCTTTACCGTACTGGCGCGGGCGGCAGGCTTGCCGGCACGGGTGGTGGTGGGGTTTCAGGGTGGCGAGTTCAATGCGCAGGGGCGCTTCTGGCAGATACGCTCGTCCGACGCGCATGCCTGGAGCGAGGTATGGGTAGACGGTAGCTGGCGGCGGGTGGACGCTACCGCGCTGGTGGCTCCGCAGCGGGTAGATGCCGGTATCGATAATACCCTGGGTGAGGTAGCGCCCCGCATGCCGCTGGTCGGCGGCCGCCCGCCGGGCTGGGCGCAGTGGGTTGGTCAGCAGTGGCAGCTGGCCAACTTCAGCTGGCAGCGCTGGGTAGTGGGCTACGATGCGGCCAGCCAGCAGAACCTGTTCCAGCAGCTGGGCTTGGGCGAGGTGTCTGCGGCCAACGTGGTGAAAGCCTTGCTGGGCGGCATGGCGCTGGTATTGCTGCCGCTGGCCGCCTATGTGCTCTATGGCCGCCGAGGACGGCGCAGTGTGGCGCAGCGGGTATGGCAGGCGCTGGGGCAACGTTTGCGTGGCGCCGGGCTGGCCATTACGCCGGGGGATACGGCTGCCGAGCTACAGGCCCGTGCCGCGCGGCTGGCCGAGGATGATCAGCAAGCGCTGGCTGCGCTGCTACAGCAATGGCAACGCTTGCAATACGGCCCGCAGGGCGGTGACGCTGCGGCCTGGCGGCATTTGTGGCGACAGGTGCGGGCATTTCGCCCTGCCAAGGTTGGCCGCAAACGCTAG
- the rpoS gene encoding RNA polymerase sigma factor RpoS — MSDDLDLLEEVLDEEVEAEDEPRAEAEDAEEAAASKGFEDIADVTQIYLNDIGSNALLTPAQEVELARRVVQGDFSARQKMIEHNLRLVVNIAKHYINRGLALLDLIEEGNIGLMHALEKFDPERGFRFSTYATWWIRQSIERAIMNQSRTIRLPVHVIKELNVYLRAARHLESQMGREPTLEDIAHLTGKPVDEVRKVLNLNERMASLDAPLDIDPMLSIGESIPDEQHEEPDIQLHNAQIEHFVHDWLGQLTDKQRMVIERRYGLNGQEVCTLEELAATLSLTRERVRQIQIEGLEHLRRILRRKGVTKDYLI; from the coding sequence ATGAGCGACGATCTTGATCTGCTGGAAGAAGTACTGGACGAAGAAGTAGAGGCCGAAGACGAGCCCCGTGCCGAAGCCGAAGACGCAGAAGAAGCAGCGGCCAGCAAAGGCTTTGAGGATATTGCCGATGTCACCCAGATCTATCTGAACGACATCGGCAGCAACGCCCTGCTCACTCCGGCCCAGGAAGTCGAGCTGGCCAGGCGTGTGGTACAGGGTGACTTCAGTGCGCGACAGAAAATGATCGAGCACAACCTGCGCCTAGTAGTAAACATTGCCAAACACTACATCAACCGCGGCCTGGCGCTGCTGGACCTGATTGAAGAAGGCAATATCGGCCTGATGCACGCGCTGGAAAAGTTCGACCCGGAACGCGGCTTCCGTTTTTCCACCTACGCCACCTGGTGGATACGCCAAAGTATTGAACGCGCGATCATGAACCAGTCGCGCACCATCCGCCTGCCGGTACACGTCATCAAGGAGCTGAATGTCTACCTGCGCGCTGCACGCCATCTGGAAAGCCAGATGGGTCGCGAGCCGACGCTGGAAGACATTGCCCACCTGACAGGCAAGCCGGTAGACGAAGTTCGCAAGGTGCTGAACCTGAACGAACGCATGGCATCGCTGGATGCACCACTGGATATCGACCCGATGCTGTCCATCGGCGAATCCATCCCGGACGAGCAGCACGAAGAGCCGGATATCCAGCTGCATAACGCACAAATAGAACACTTTGTGCACGACTGGCTGGGCCAGCTGACCGACAAGCAGCGCATGGTGATCGAGCGCCGCTACGGTCTGAACGGGCAGGAAGTCTGCACACTGGAAGAGCTGGCCGCCACCCTGAGCCTGACACGCGAACGGGTACGCCAGATCCAGATCGAGGGGCTGGAACACCTGCGTCGCATCTTGCGCCGTAAAGGTGTCACCAAAGACTACCTGATCTGA
- a CDS encoding peptidoglycan DD-metalloendopeptidase family protein codes for MQNILLKKLALIGSSVAVVSLMAGCAQLHQENAAEIVKGTPTTQKPRSDAPTKPAASTPATTGKASTQAIALGTTPQARVVAGQTTHTVQAGETLYRVAVNNGLRYQDLAEWNNLDGYTIKVGQVIRLTPPDAPRTGAAVTAPAASSTTSVVKPAETKPAAGQVPVEAKAPTNGADAQAASKAYPKALKLPYSEEAIKSLPAQSEGSGKPAVNVPPAKNTPDKPVSKVEAATPVAPAVTPAEASSPKAASTGVVWAWPTQGNVVRGFSDQNKGIDIAGKAGQPVNAAADGKVVYSGSGLRGYGKLIILRHDKTFLSAYAHNSQLLVKEGQSVKKGQKIAEMGNTDADQVKLHFEIRQLGKPVDPSKFLETRP; via the coding sequence ATGCAAAACATCTTGTTAAAAAAACTGGCTCTAATCGGCAGCAGCGTCGCAGTAGTCTCGCTAATGGCAGGCTGCGCACAGCTGCACCAGGAAAACGCTGCAGAAATCGTGAAAGGCACACCCACTACGCAGAAACCGCGTAGCGATGCCCCCACCAAGCCGGCAGCCAGCACGCCGGCCACGACCGGCAAGGCCAGTACACAAGCCATTGCACTGGGTACGACCCCGCAAGCCAGAGTAGTCGCGGGCCAGACAACTCACACTGTTCAAGCCGGTGAAACCCTGTACCGCGTTGCTGTGAATAACGGGCTGCGCTACCAGGATCTGGCTGAATGGAACAATTTGGACGGTTACACCATCAAGGTTGGCCAGGTAATCAGGCTGACCCCACCCGATGCACCGCGTACTGGTGCAGCGGTAACCGCCCCAGCCGCCAGCAGCACTACCAGTGTAGTGAAGCCGGCAGAAACCAAACCGGCAGCAGGCCAAGTGCCGGTTGAAGCGAAAGCACCGACCAACGGTGCCGACGCTCAGGCAGCCAGCAAGGCTTATCCGAAAGCCCTGAAGCTGCCGTACTCGGAGGAGGCCATCAAGAGCCTTCCGGCCCAGAGCGAAGGAAGCGGTAAACCTGCCGTAAACGTACCACCCGCCAAGAACACGCCGGATAAACCGGTAAGCAAAGTAGAAGCAGCAACACCCGTCGCTCCGGCAGTTACCCCTGCCGAAGCCAGCAGCCCCAAAGCTGCCTCTACCGGTGTGGTATGGGCCTGGCCTACCCAGGGTAACGTGGTTCGCGGTTTTTCGGACCAGAATAAAGGTATCGACATTGCCGGCAAGGCAGGACAGCCGGTGAATGCCGCCGCCGATGGCAAAGTGGTGTATAGCGGTAGCGGTTTGCGCGGTTACGGGAAGCTCATCATCCTGCGCCACGACAAAACCTTCCTGTCGGCCTATGCCCACAACAGCCAGTTACTCGTGAAAGAGGGCCAGTCTGTCAAGAAAGGACAGAAGATTGCCGAAATGGGGAATACCGATGCTGACCAGGTGAAACTGCACTTTGAAATCCGTCAGCTAGGCAAACCTGTCGACCCGAGCAAATTTCTGGAAACCAGACCCTGA
- a CDS encoding protein-L-isoaspartate(D-aspartate) O-methyltransferase has translation MAQSLVAGSNFGMFSDRTRMRMVERLRQNGISEERVLAAMYEVPRHLFIDQALATRAYDDVSLPIGQGQTISQPLTVARMTEKLLEGRAKPGRILEIGTGCGYQTAVLLKTGAEVFSIERLGGILDKARQNLRQAKLVHARLVHGDGHLGLPDVAPFDGIIITAAARQVPPALLAQLADNGRLVLPVGDQEQHLWLYEKTAEGMRQTKLEPAKFVPLLPGKQ, from the coding sequence ATGGCTCAATCCCTAGTTGCAGGCAGCAATTTCGGCATGTTCTCCGACCGTACGCGCATGCGCATGGTCGAGCGGCTACGCCAGAACGGCATTAGCGAGGAACGCGTGCTGGCCGCCATGTACGAAGTACCCCGCCATCTGTTCATCGACCAGGCACTGGCAACCCGTGCCTACGACGACGTATCGCTGCCTATCGGCCAGGGACAAACCATCTCGCAACCGCTCACCGTGGCGCGCATGACAGAAAAGCTGCTGGAAGGCCGCGCCAAACCGGGCCGCATTCTGGAAATCGGCACCGGCTGCGGCTACCAGACCGCCGTACTGCTAAAAACCGGGGCCGAGGTGTTTTCGATTGAACGACTGGGCGGCATTCTGGACAAAGCCAGACAGAACCTGCGCCAAGCCAAGCTGGTACATGCCCGCCTGGTGCATGGCGATGGCCACCTGGGGCTGCCGGATGTAGCACCGTTTGACGGCATCATCATTACTGCAGCGGCACGCCAGGTTCCCCCGGCACTACTGGCACAGCTGGCCGATAACGGCCGCCTGGTGTTACCGGTAGGCGATCAGGAGCAACACCTGTGGCTGTACGAGAAAACTGCAGAGGGCATGCGTCAGACCAAGCTGGAACCAGCCAAGTTTGTCCCCCTGCTGCCAGGTAAGCAGTAA
- the surE gene encoding 5'/3'-nucleotidase SurE produces MKILISNDDGYFAPGLATLAAHLSTLGEVVVVAPERDRSGASNSLTLDRPLSVRQAASGFYYVNGTPTDCVHVAVTGFLDFRPDIVVSGINHGPNMGDDTLYSGTVAAATEAFLLGIPAIAVSLAGKNRHFDTAGQVATDLVRRFQAQPFSRPMLLNVNVPDIPAEQLAGTEVTRLGRRHHAEPVIRAQNPRGEAVFWVGPVGPEQDAGNGTDFHAIRQQRVSITPLMIDLTARDQLDEIQTWLNP; encoded by the coding sequence ATGAAAATTCTGATTAGTAACGACGACGGTTATTTTGCACCAGGCTTGGCAACGTTGGCCGCACACCTCTCCACCCTGGGCGAGGTGGTCGTCGTGGCGCCCGAGCGCGACCGCAGCGGCGCCAGCAACTCGCTGACGCTGGACCGTCCGTTATCGGTCAGGCAGGCTGCCAGCGGGTTTTACTACGTCAACGGTACACCAACCGACTGCGTACACGTTGCCGTCACCGGTTTTCTGGACTTCCGCCCGGACATCGTCGTATCCGGCATCAACCACGGCCCTAATATGGGGGATGACACCCTGTATTCCGGTACCGTCGCAGCGGCTACGGAAGCGTTTCTGCTGGGCATACCCGCCATCGCCGTATCGCTGGCCGGCAAAAACCGCCACTTCGACACCGCAGGCCAGGTTGCCACCGACCTGGTACGCCGCTTTCAGGCCCAGCCCTTCAGCCGCCCCATGCTGCTGAACGTCAACGTGCCGGACATCCCTGCAGAACAGTTGGCCGGCACCGAGGTAACCCGACTGGGGCGCCGCCACCACGCCGAACCCGTCATCCGCGCACAAAACCCGCGTGGCGAAGCTGTGTTCTGGGTGGGGCCGGTAGGCCCGGAGCAAGACGCCGGTAACGGCACCGATTTTCACGCCATCCGCCAACAGCGCGTGTCCATTACGCCGCTGATGATAGACCTGACCGCACGCGATCAACTGGATGAAATACAAACATGGCTCAATCCCTAG
- the nadA gene encoding quinolinate synthase NadA encodes MSKRVVTLAHYYTQPEIQQMADKVGDSLELSLFARESKADIIVFAGVRFMAETAKILNPQAEVILPDAGSTCSLVTQTDVAALQQWRESHPDHVHVSYINSSAAHKALSDWIVTSRNVDDIIAHLYEEGKKVIFSPDRNMGAYLNYQYGYDMPLWSAVCEVHDKFNEAALNEALTATHGKAHLIAHPESPLPVLKRAQYVGSTSGMLNWVKAFQGSSSEVIFVATEDGILYNMRLARPDLDIRQAPIYAGCQCNSCPYMKMNTIEAVKRAQQGEGTRIDYLSEAEMDAARLPIERMLDFSQRYYQ; translated from the coding sequence ATGAGCAAACGCGTCGTTACCCTTGCACACTACTATACCCAGCCAGAAATCCAGCAGATGGCCGACAAGGTCGGCGATAGCCTGGAGCTGTCGCTGTTTGCCCGGGAATCCAAGGCTGACATCATCGTGTTTGCCGGTGTCCGCTTCATGGCCGAGACCGCCAAAATCCTGAACCCGCAGGCCGAAGTGATTCTGCCGGATGCCGGCTCCACCTGCTCGCTGGTGACACAAACCGACGTTGCTGCACTGCAACAGTGGCGCGAAAGCCACCCGGACCACGTGCACGTGTCATATATCAACTCGTCTGCCGCGCACAAGGCGCTGTCCGACTGGATCGTTACCAGCCGCAACGTGGACGACATCATTGCGCATCTATATGAAGAAGGTAAGAAAGTCATCTTCTCGCCAGACCGCAATATGGGCGCCTACCTGAACTACCAGTACGGCTACGACATGCCGCTATGGTCTGCCGTGTGCGAAGTGCACGACAAATTCAACGAAGCCGCGCTGAACGAAGCCCTCACCGCCACCCATGGCAAGGCCCACCTGATTGCCCACCCGGAAAGCCCGCTACCGGTACTCAAGCGTGCCCAGTACGTTGGCTCCACCTCCGGCATGCTGAACTGGGTCAAAGCCTTCCAGGGTAGCAGCAGCGAAGTGATCTTTGTCGCCACCGAAGACGGCATCCTGTACAACATGCGCCTGGCGCGCCCGGATCTGGACATCCGCCAGGCACCGATCTACGCCGGCTGCCAGTGCAACTCCTGTCCTTACATGAAGATGAATACCATCGAAGCGGTAAAGCGCGCCCAGCAAGGCGAAGGCACCCGTATCGACTACCTCTCCGAGGCGGAAATGGACGCAGCGCGCCTGCCGATAGAACGTATGCTGGACTTCAGCCAGCGCTACTACCAGTAA